In Mucilaginibacter celer, one DNA window encodes the following:
- a CDS encoding cytochrome b5 domain-containing protein: MSELPVYTKSQLALRNGQDKPQIWVAYKGDIYDVTESRLWRNGKHYEHWAGQDLTAELADAPHTETVFERFEKVGKLISPA, translated from the coding sequence ATGAGCGAATTGCCGGTTTATACCAAATCACAACTGGCCCTGCGCAATGGGCAGGATAAACCCCAAATTTGGGTGGCTTACAAAGGTGATATTTATGATGTTACCGAAAGCCGCCTGTGGCGCAACGGTAAACACTACGAACACTGGGCCGGGCAGGACTTAACAGCCGAACTGGCCGATGCCCCGCATACCGAAACCGTATTTGAACGATTTGAAAAGGTAGGAAAACTAATAAGCCCCGCGTAA
- a CDS encoding lycopene cyclase domain-containing protein, translating into MKYSYLLINLCTVFFPVVLSFDKRVQFYKSWKFIWPGMAITGFFFLFWDVLFTLKGVWSFNPAYIIGINFFGLPLEEILFFLTVPFACIFIYACLNYYVKWLMPHRLTGIISSMMVLLSLLMLIFFYSRLYTAVTFGLLLLLVLLLQYLFKAEWLNRFYIAYAVALVPFYLVNGMLTSIPIVLYNNAENIGHRVGTIPFEDHFYLMTLLLMNIGFFEYFRRKEIAK; encoded by the coding sequence GTGAAGTACAGTTACCTGCTTATCAACCTGTGTACCGTGTTTTTCCCGGTAGTACTCTCGTTTGATAAGCGGGTGCAGTTTTATAAAAGCTGGAAATTTATCTGGCCAGGCATGGCCATTACGGGATTTTTCTTTTTGTTTTGGGATGTGCTTTTTACGCTGAAAGGTGTATGGTCGTTCAACCCGGCTTATATTATCGGGATTAATTTTTTCGGTCTTCCGCTCGAGGAGATCCTGTTTTTTTTAACTGTCCCCTTTGCCTGTATTTTTATTTATGCCTGTTTAAACTACTATGTAAAGTGGTTGATGCCTCATAGGCTTACTGGCATCATTAGCAGTATGATGGTGTTGCTGAGCTTGTTGATGCTGATATTTTTTTACAGCAGGTTGTATACTGCCGTTACGTTTGGCTTGTTGCTATTACTGGTTTTGCTGCTGCAATATTTGTTTAAAGCCGAATGGCTGAACCGGTTTTATATAGCTTACGCTGTAGCGCTGGTCCCGTTTTATTTGGTAAATGGTATGCTCACTTCAATACCTATAGTATTATACAATAACGCCGAAAATATCGGGCACAGGGTTGGCACCATCCCTTTCGAGGATCATTTTTACCTGATGACTTTATTGCTCATGAATATTGGTTTTTTTGAATATTTTAGGCGGAAGGAGATAGCCAAATGA
- the murB gene encoding UDP-N-acetylmuramate dehydrogenase: MLQIQQNVSLKNFNTFGIDVNARYFIEIVREEELKELFADPQWKTLPLLILGGGSNMLMVNDFDGLVVRMNIRGIEHRIIHDDVFVEAGGGEVWNDLVNYCVARGYAGVENLSLIPGSVGASPIQNIGAYGIELKDVFHSCRAFEIATGTFREFSKEDCKFGYRESVFKAELKGQYIIVSVKFQLSLSANINTRYGAIEQELQNRGISNPTIEDVSKVVAHIRVSKLPDPSTIGNAGSFFKNPVISVEDFAAVQAQFPDVVNYPAADGGVKLAAGWLIEQCGWKGKTIGHTGTWKNQALVLVNHGGATGQEIFDFSSQIIDSVYTKFGVILQREVNIIN; this comes from the coding sequence ATGCTTCAAATCCAACAAAACGTATCCCTCAAAAACTTTAACACTTTTGGTATCGATGTAAACGCCCGCTACTTTATCGAAATAGTCCGCGAAGAAGAACTGAAAGAACTGTTTGCCGATCCGCAATGGAAAACTTTGCCTTTGTTAATATTAGGCGGAGGCAGCAATATGTTAATGGTTAATGATTTTGACGGGCTGGTTGTGCGGATGAATATCCGGGGGATTGAGCACCGCATCATCCATGATGATGTGTTTGTTGAAGCAGGCGGGGGCGAGGTATGGAATGATCTGGTAAACTATTGTGTAGCCCGTGGCTATGCCGGGGTAGAAAACCTGAGTTTGATCCCCGGTTCGGTAGGGGCGTCGCCTATTCAAAATATAGGTGCTTATGGTATCGAACTGAAAGATGTATTTCATAGTTGCCGCGCTTTTGAAATAGCTACCGGTACTTTCAGGGAGTTTAGTAAGGAGGATTGCAAATTCGGCTATCGCGAAAGTGTTTTCAAAGCCGAGCTGAAAGGACAGTATATTATAGTATCGGTTAAATTTCAATTATCGCTTTCGGCAAATATCAATACCCGCTACGGGGCCATCGAACAGGAATTACAAAACAGGGGCATCTCAAACCCTACTATAGAAGATGTATCGAAGGTTGTGGCGCACATCCGGGTATCCAAACTGCCCGATCCGTCAACCATAGGCAACGCAGGTAGCTTTTTCAAAAACCCGGTTATCAGTGTCGAAGATTTTGCAGCAGTACAGGCCCAATTTCCGGATGTGGTGAATTACCCGGCCGCCGATGGCGGCGTGAAACTGGCTGCCGGCTGGTTGATTGAACAATGCGGCTGGAAAGGAAAAACCATTGGCCATACGGGTACCTGGAAAAACCAGGCGCTGGTATTGGTGAACCATGGCGGGGCTACCGGGCAGGAGATTTTTGATTTTTCGTCGCAAATCATAGACAGTGTGTACACTAAATTTGGCGTTATACTACAACGTGAAGTGAATATTATTAATTAA
- a CDS encoding BlaI/MecI/CopY family transcriptional regulator, whose translation MEIKPTESELEILQVIWKKGQCTVREVHDELAKNKDAGYTTTLKLMQIMHDKGMVERDTTSKTHVYKALFTMEQAQSNALDKILSTVFKGSTSDLVIQALGQHRASRDEIDAIKNFLNQFDQDKK comes from the coding sequence ATGGAAATTAAACCAACAGAAAGCGAACTTGAAATTTTACAGGTGATTTGGAAAAAGGGCCAATGCACCGTACGTGAAGTTCATGACGAGCTTGCTAAAAACAAGGATGCCGGTTACACCACCACTTTAAAACTGATGCAGATAATGCACGATAAAGGAATGGTTGAGCGCGACACCACTTCAAAAACCCATGTTTACAAGGCATTATTCACTATGGAGCAGGCGCAAAGCAACGCTTTGGATAAAATCTTGTCTACTGTATTTAAAGGCTCCACTTCCGATCTGGTGATCCAGGCGCTTGGCCAGCACCGGGCATCCCGAGACGAGATAGACGCAATTAAAAACTTTTTGAATCAATTTGATCAGGACAAAAAATAA
- a CDS encoding M56 family metallopeptidase: MENLFYNISQVLGITVLQSLWQGLLVWFALRLVFICAPRLSAIKKHNWAMAAMLVISAWFIYTFIHQFGLHEWVNYTSANAPSLLPRFYLPLREVAARPQNNYYEYVIKGYLPYITALYLAGLVFNLLKVSLSWQRISLIKRTMVPADRLQTFADELCQKLGITKTVWVNFSRMVDAPCMIGFLSPVILLPITLTTYLSATEVEAILLHELSHIKRNDYLLNLLQQFISILLFFNPFAQLINRVINQERENSCDDLVVQTTQQPLIYAHALLKLEQTRQQHLQLALAANGKKYHLLNRIERIMKTKKPIGNVRHLLVALAITAAGVSSVAWLNPTIKDGKLTVKKITAPAAIHNLFVEDTIRKAPVKGKKAVAKNKANVLKNKQHFDQFDYSTFHDAELDKLTAEVSKQGELIGKFYASDDFKKQAAMMEAKGKALQAYYNTEAMEKMKRDMEKAGEDFQKDFGASSDLQKNSEQMGELGTKIGAYYNSAEFKKMNEELEKKYGIPHNRGYQSYNDDRDPNYKKYQDELQSKIPADVKEQTEQLKKMGEKMRTRYQSADFIAKRDKMKAMGDSMRVAYNNPDMKKLQDDMRKLGEQMRSYQNNPEMKAAQERLKQASKKLKEYMKTPAFKQKMKEYRDKMDMQFDYQLDTDDKTDLKTDTATN; encoded by the coding sequence ATGGAAAATTTATTCTATAATATAAGCCAGGTGTTGGGTATCACCGTTCTGCAATCGTTATGGCAGGGTTTGCTGGTATGGTTTGCCTTAAGGTTAGTGTTTATTTGCGCGCCGCGTTTATCGGCCATTAAAAAGCACAACTGGGCCATGGCGGCCATGCTGGTTATCAGCGCCTGGTTTATATACACGTTTATCCATCAGTTTGGGCTGCATGAGTGGGTTAATTATACATCTGCTAATGCGCCATCTTTATTACCACGTTTCTACCTGCCGCTGCGTGAAGTAGCCGCCCGCCCGCAAAACAATTATTACGAATACGTTATTAAAGGCTACCTGCCTTATATAACAGCCCTTTATCTTGCGGGCCTTGTGTTTAACCTGCTTAAAGTAAGCTTAAGCTGGCAGCGTATCAGCCTGATAAAACGTACCATGGTACCTGCCGACAGGCTGCAAACCTTTGCCGATGAGCTTTGCCAAAAGTTAGGTATTACTAAAACTGTGTGGGTAAATTTTAGCCGTATGGTTGATGCCCCTTGCATGATAGGCTTTTTAAGTCCGGTTATTTTATTGCCGATAACCCTTACTACTTATTTATCGGCAACCGAAGTTGAAGCCATTTTACTGCACGAGTTATCGCACATTAAACGCAATGATTACCTGCTCAATTTATTGCAGCAATTTATTTCCATACTGTTATTCTTTAATCCCTTTGCCCAATTAATTAACAGAGTTATTAACCAGGAGCGCGAAAACAGCTGCGACGATCTGGTTGTGCAAACTACGCAACAACCACTTATTTACGCCCACGCGCTGCTTAAGCTTGAGCAAACCAGGCAACAGCACTTACAGCTGGCCCTGGCTGCAAACGGCAAAAAATATCATTTATTAAACAGAATTGAACGCATCATGAAAACAAAGAAACCTATAGGCAATGTACGCCACCTGCTTGTGGCACTTGCTATAACCGCTGCGGGCGTTAGCAGCGTGGCCTGGCTTAACCCAACTATTAAAGATGGCAAGCTAACCGTTAAAAAAATAACAGCACCCGCCGCTATACATAATTTATTTGTTGAAGATACCATTCGCAAAGCCCCTGTTAAAGGCAAAAAAGCAGTGGCAAAAAACAAAGCCAACGTACTTAAAAATAAACAGCATTTTGACCAGTTTGATTACAGCACATTTCACGATGCCGAACTGGATAAACTAACTGCCGAAGTGAGTAAACAAGGCGAATTGATTGGTAAGTTTTACGCCAGCGACGATTTTAAAAAGCAAGCCGCCATGATGGAGGCTAAAGGCAAGGCGCTACAGGCTTATTACAATACCGAGGCGATGGAAAAAATGAAACGCGACATGGAAAAAGCCGGCGAGGATTTCCAGAAAGACTTCGGTGCATCGTCTGATCTGCAAAAAAACAGCGAACAAATGGGAGAACTGGGCACTAAGATCGGTGCGTATTACAACAGTGCCGAGTTTAAAAAGATGAATGAGGAACTGGAGAAAAAATACGGCATTCCGCACAACCGCGGCTACCAGAGCTATAATGACGACAGGGATCCTAACTACAAAAAATACCAGGACGAGCTACAGAGCAAAATCCCGGCTGATGTAAAAGAGCAAACCGAGCAGCTGAAAAAAATGGGCGAAAAAATGCGTACCCGCTACCAATCGGCTGATTTTATTGCCAAACGCGATAAAATGAAAGCTATGGGCGATAGCATGCGCGTGGCTTACAACAACCCGGACATGAAAAAATTGCAGGATGATATGCGGAAACTTGGCGAGCAGATGCGCAGCTACCAAAACAACCCCGAGATGAAAGCCGCGCAGGAACGCCTGAAACAAGCCAGCAAAAAACTGAAAGAATACATGAAAACCCCTGCATTTAAACAAAAAATGAAGGAATACCGGGATAAAATGGACATGCAGTTTGATTATCAGCTTGATACCGATGACAAGACAGATTTAAAAACTGATACAGCTACAAACTAA
- a CDS encoding phytoene/squalene synthase family protein, with amino-acid sequence MTTPVPMTNLYDEACFECSKLITQKYSTSFSLGIKTFDKSFRYPIYAIYGFVRYADEIVDTFHNYNQQQLITDFGRETFRAINEGISTNPVIHSFQQVVNQYKIDPDLIRAFLVSMEMDLDTRAYDNEGYKTYIYGSAEVIGLMCLRVFTCDDALYQSLLPQARSLGAAFQKINFLRDIKADYLERGRTYFPGVNFVNFTEQDKKAIEAEIKADFDDAFEGIKRLPKGTRLGVYIAYIYYLQLFKKIRYTPANVILQKRIRVSDARKMSLYVKAVLQQKLNVI; translated from the coding sequence ATGACCACGCCAGTGCCAATGACTAACCTGTACGATGAAGCCTGTTTTGAATGCAGTAAACTGATAACCCAAAAATACAGCACCTCATTCAGCCTCGGTATTAAAACCTTCGATAAAAGTTTTCGTTACCCCATTTACGCCATTTATGGTTTTGTTCGTTATGCCGATGAAATTGTAGATACTTTTCACAACTACAATCAACAGCAACTGATTACCGATTTTGGCCGGGAAACCTTCCGCGCAATTAATGAAGGGATCAGCACCAACCCGGTTATTCATTCCTTTCAGCAGGTGGTTAACCAGTATAAGATAGATCCCGACCTGATTCGTGCCTTTTTAGTATCGATGGAGATGGATCTGGATACCAGGGCCTATGATAATGAGGGATATAAAACCTATATTTATGGCTCGGCAGAGGTGATTGGTTTAATGTGCCTGAGGGTTTTTACATGCGATGATGCCCTATATCAGTCGCTGCTTCCGCAGGCGCGAAGTTTGGGGGCGGCTTTTCAAAAAATTAACTTCTTAAGAGATATCAAAGCCGATTACCTGGAACGCGGTCGCACCTATTTTCCGGGAGTAAACTTTGTTAACTTTACCGAGCAGGATAAAAAGGCCATAGAAGCAGAAATAAAGGCCGATTTTGATGATGCTTTTGAAGGCATAAAACGCCTGCCTAAAGGTACGCGCCTTGGTGTTTATATTGCTTATATATACTACCTGCAGTTGTTTAAAAAAATTAGATATACCCCGGCTAACGTTATCTTGCAAAAACGCATCCGTGTATCAGATGCGCGCAAAATGAGTTTGTATGTTAAGGCTGTATTGCAGCAAAAATTAAATGTTATTTAA
- a CDS encoding phytoene desaturase family protein encodes MSKNKQIIIIGSGFAGLSAACVLAKEGYPVTILEKNDQPGGRARVWEQGGFRFDMGPSWYWMPDVFENFFALFGKKPSDYYQLKRLDPGYRIYYGKDEVLDVPADMTDLENLFEQIEPGSSKALKEFLSQAGYKYKVGMGEYVFRPSHSITEFIDLNLIKKSFSIQLLTDMRKHVGKYFKNPKLIKLLEFPVLFLGATSQNTPAMYSMMNYADLALGTWYPMGGMNEIVKAMVNLATELGVEIKLDTEVTKIKVNNEQVSSIQTNNGVFTADVVIAGADYEHVDQHLLDEPHRNYTAKYWDSRTMSPSSLLFYIGTNRKIDGIQHHNLFFDEDFEQHAKEIYTSPQWPSNPLFYVCCSSKTDTTIAPEGGENLFFLMPVAPGLNDDKSIREKYFDLMMNRFAKITGQDIRDAIVVKRSYALNDFKADYHSFKGNAYGLANTLAQTAFFKPAMRAKHVRNLLYTGQLTVPGPGVPPAIISGQVVAGEAIKLLNNLS; translated from the coding sequence ATGAGTAAAAACAAACAGATCATTATTATCGGTTCGGGCTTCGCGGGGTTATCAGCAGCCTGTGTTTTGGCTAAAGAAGGATACCCTGTTACCATCCTCGAAAAAAACGATCAGCCCGGCGGCCGGGCCAGGGTTTGGGAGCAGGGCGGCTTTAGGTTTGACATGGGACCAAGCTGGTATTGGATGCCCGATGTTTTTGAAAACTTCTTTGCCCTGTTTGGCAAAAAGCCTTCTGATTATTATCAGCTGAAAAGGCTCGATCCGGGCTATCGTATTTATTACGGTAAAGATGAGGTACTTGATGTGCCCGCGGATATGACGGATTTGGAAAACCTGTTTGAGCAGATAGAACCGGGAAGCAGCAAAGCATTAAAAGAGTTTTTAAGCCAGGCCGGATATAAATACAAGGTTGGCATGGGCGAATACGTGTTCCGCCCATCCCACTCCATTACCGAATTTATTGATCTTAACCTCATTAAAAAAAGTTTCAGCATCCAGTTGCTTACCGATATGCGCAAGCATGTAGGTAAGTATTTTAAAAATCCTAAGCTGATTAAACTCCTGGAATTTCCGGTTTTGTTTTTAGGCGCTACCTCACAAAACACGCCGGCCATGTACAGCATGATGAACTATGCCGACCTGGCCCTCGGTACCTGGTACCCCATGGGCGGCATGAACGAAATTGTAAAAGCCATGGTAAACCTTGCTACCGAATTGGGCGTAGAGATTAAATTGGATACCGAAGTAACCAAAATTAAAGTTAATAATGAGCAGGTAAGCAGCATCCAAACCAATAATGGTGTGTTTACCGCCGATGTAGTGATTGCCGGTGCCGATTATGAGCATGTTGACCAGCATCTGCTTGATGAACCACACCGAAACTATACCGCCAAATACTGGGACAGCCGCACTATGTCGCCCTCCAGCCTGTTGTTCTATATCGGCACCAATAGAAAGATTGATGGTATACAACACCATAATTTATTTTTTGATGAAGATTTTGAGCAACATGCCAAAGAGATTTATACCTCGCCGCAATGGCCAAGCAATCCACTGTTTTATGTATGCTGCAGTTCAAAAACAGATACTACGATAGCGCCCGAAGGCGGTGAAAACCTGTTTTTTCTGATGCCGGTAGCGCCTGGATTGAATGATGATAAAAGCATCCGCGAAAAATATTTTGATTTGATGATGAACAGGTTTGCCAAAATAACCGGGCAGGATATCCGTGATGCGATAGTGGTAAAACGAAGTTATGCGCTTAATGATTTTAAGGCCGATTATCACTCGTTTAAAGGAAATGCCTACGGGTTGGCTAACACACTTGCGCAAACCGCCTTTTTTAAACCTGCCATGCGGGCTAAACATGTACGTAATCTGCTTTATACAGGTCAGCTCACTGTACCGGGGCCGGGTGTGCCTCCGGCTATTATTTCGGGGCAGGTGGTGGCCGGGGAGGCTATAAAGTTGCTAAACAATCTGTCGTAG
- a CDS encoding RNA polymerase sigma factor: protein MTKIEFNTLVLRQATSLRSYALHFTHDADDANDLVQDTMLKAITYYNKFKEGTNLKGWLYTIMKNTFINNYRRFVKMSTFVTKSDEISSPNLVFSSTKNQGEAKFVMDDIKKALDRLPEDYYVPFTMYFEGHKYHEIADHLDIPIGTVKTRIHVARKLLKKNLKAYDNGIAKPVYAENE from the coding sequence ATGACAAAGATTGAGTTTAACACCCTTGTACTACGTCAGGCGACTTCATTAAGATCATACGCTTTACACTTCACGCACGACGCAGACGATGCTAACGACCTTGTCCAGGATACAATGTTGAAGGCCATAACTTATTACAACAAGTTTAAGGAAGGCACCAATTTAAAAGGGTGGTTATACACCATCATGAAAAACACGTTCATCAACAACTATCGCCGTTTTGTTAAAATGAGCACCTTCGTTACCAAAAGTGATGAAATTTCATCGCCAAACCTGGTATTCAGTTCGACCAAAAACCAGGGCGAAGCCAAATTTGTAATGGATGATATTAAAAAAGCTTTAGACAGGCTGCCTGAAGACTATTATGTACCTTTCACCATGTATTTTGAAGGCCATAAATATCACGAAATTGCCGATCACCTGGATATCCCGATCGGTACTGTAAAAACCCGCATCCACGTAGCACGTAAGCTGCTTAAGAAAAACCTTAAAGCCTACGATAACGGCATCGCCAAACCCGTTTACGCAGAGAACGAATAA
- a CDS encoding TonB family protein, with product MKTFLCAMLLLASFNLLAQKSKPDTVIKRDTINLRGYVYDQLGKPVKNIVVQSANPWMENPSLHVGTRTDSTGYFVLQGAKFNDTLTFDESVLYKIVPVYNKGSRYMIIYLASLPPIDITAQNPIAITAIRKRKKVTPMFNVIYNTANIDKFSVQVPPKFEGGNEHFVELLKQRLRYPAKAIENNIEGTVTVGFQVERDGALVNFKILKGIGYGCEEALIAAIKSLHKWRPAIEGFRPAVVAQTVSVEYKLTDK from the coding sequence ATGAAAACATTTTTATGCGCGATGCTGCTTTTAGCATCGTTTAACTTGCTGGCTCAAAAAAGCAAACCGGATACTGTTATTAAACGTGATACCATTAACCTTAGGGGATACGTTTATGACCAGTTGGGCAAACCTGTTAAGAACATCGTTGTACAATCAGCTAATCCATGGATGGAAAACCCTTCATTGCACGTTGGTACCCGAACAGATAGTACCGGCTATTTTGTACTACAAGGCGCTAAGTTTAATGATACGCTAACTTTTGATGAAAGTGTATTGTACAAAATTGTACCCGTTTATAATAAAGGTAGCAGGTATATGATCATTTACCTGGCCTCCTTGCCCCCAATAGATATAACCGCTCAAAATCCTATCGCCATTACCGCCATTCGTAAACGCAAAAAAGTTACACCTATGTTTAACGTAATTTACAATACTGCTAACATCGATAAATTTAGCGTTCAGGTGCCGCCTAAATTTGAAGGGGGAAACGAACATTTTGTTGAGCTGTTAAAACAGCGGCTGCGTTATCCCGCAAAAGCCATCGAAAATAATATTGAGGGCACAGTAACGGTAGGTTTCCAGGTTGAACGGGATGGTGCACTGGTTAATTTTAAAATACTGAAAGGCATAGGCTATGGCTGCGAAGAAGCGCTGATCGCGGCTATAAAATCCCTTCATAAATGGCGACCGGCCATTGAAGGCTTCCGACCGGCTGTTGTAGCTCAAACTGTTTCGGTTGAATATAAACTAACTGATAAATAA
- the recN gene encoding DNA repair protein RecN, with amino-acid sequence MLQKLTINNYALIDNLEIGFDSGLNILTGETGAGKSIILGALSLILGQRAESKYFFNQQKKCVIEGVFKISGFHLADFFEENDLDYESETVLRREISADGKSRAFVNDTPVNLTALKQLGEKLIDIHSQHATLEINDPEFQLLIVDSVARHADLLFDYQTKFKAYKKSLSKLNQLIAESDKAKADLDYFQFQFDELEKGALVADEQEPLELELSTLNNAEEIKRALLNANYLLQDGEAAALIQLKEAGQALGSIEKYNPAVAELHQRINSAIIELKDIAAEIEGIEEHTFIDEARAEEVNNRLSMIYNLQKKHRVNTNAELLQIQEELSEKVQQALFGDEAIEKLQKQIAADKTELEKLAAQLSTNRLKAIPDIEKQVLETLAEMGMSNSTLKIEQVATPAPKGGTDNAAVVLTATGIDNIKFLFSANKGHALAEMSKVASGGELSRLMLSIKSIVAQYTALPTIIFDEIDTGVSGEVANKVGIIMERLAKNLQVITITHLPQIASKGQSHYFVYKDDSEAATFTRIKQLNKDERVLEIAKMLSGDKPGESALQNARELLSI; translated from the coding sequence ATGCTTCAAAAGCTAACCATTAATAATTATGCGCTAATTGATAACCTGGAGATTGGTTTTGATAGCGGCCTGAACATATTAACCGGCGAAACCGGTGCGGGTAAATCGATCATACTGGGTGCCCTCTCGCTCATTTTAGGGCAGCGGGCCGAAAGCAAATATTTTTTTAACCAGCAAAAAAAATGCGTTATCGAAGGCGTTTTCAAGATCAGCGGTTTTCACCTGGCTGATTTTTTTGAAGAGAACGATTTGGATTACGAAAGCGAAACGGTACTTCGCCGGGAGATCTCGGCCGATGGAAAATCGCGCGCTTTTGTAAACGATACCCCGGTTAACCTCACCGCGCTGAAACAACTGGGCGAAAAGCTGATCGATATTCACTCGCAGCACGCTACGCTCGAGATCAACGATCCGGAATTTCAATTATTGATAGTTGATTCGGTGGCGCGCCATGCTGATCTTTTGTTTGATTATCAAACTAAATTCAAAGCCTACAAAAAATCATTAAGTAAGCTAAACCAGCTCATTGCCGAAAGCGATAAAGCCAAAGCCGATCTTGATTATTTCCAGTTTCAGTTTGACGAACTGGAAAAAGGTGCTTTAGTTGCCGATGAGCAGGAGCCATTAGAACTGGAATTAAGCACACTAAACAATGCCGAAGAAATTAAACGCGCCCTGTTAAACGCCAATTACCTTTTACAGGATGGCGAAGCAGCCGCATTGATCCAGCTAAAAGAAGCAGGCCAGGCTTTAGGTTCGATAGAAAAATATAACCCGGCAGTTGCTGAATTGCACCAACGTATTAACAGCGCAATTATTGAACTGAAAGATATTGCCGCCGAAATTGAAGGCATTGAAGAGCATACTTTTATTGATGAAGCCCGTGCCGAAGAAGTGAACAACCGCCTCAGCATGATTTATAACCTGCAAAAAAAGCACCGTGTAAATACCAATGCCGAGTTGTTGCAGATCCAGGAAGAACTTTCTGAAAAGGTTCAGCAGGCCCTGTTTGGCGATGAGGCCATCGAAAAATTGCAAAAACAAATAGCTGCCGATAAAACTGAGTTAGAGAAACTGGCGGCTCAGCTATCAACAAATAGGCTTAAAGCTATTCCGGATATCGAGAAGCAGGTTTTGGAAACGCTGGCCGAAATGGGAATGAGTAATTCAACCCTAAAAATCGAACAAGTGGCCACACCGGCCCCTAAAGGGGGGACTGATAACGCAGCTGTTGTGCTTACCGCTACGGGGATTGATAATATTAAATTTTTGTTTTCGGCTAATAAGGGGCATGCTTTGGCCGAGATGAGCAAGGTGGCTTCGGGCGGTGAGCTTTCACGGTTGATGTTGAGCATTAAATCTATCGTAGCGCAATACACTGCTTTGCCTACCATTATTTTTGATGAGATAGATACGGGTGTGTCTGGCGAGGTGGCCAATAAGGTTGGTATCATTATGGAGCGGTTGGCTAAAAACCTGCAGGTAATTACCATCACCCACCTGCCGCAGATTGCCAGCAAAGGACAAAGCCATTATTTTGTTTATAAGGATGATAGCGAGGCGGCTACTTTTACGCGCATTAAACAATTAAATAAAGATGAGCGCGTTTTAGAAATTGCCAAGATGCTAAGTGGCGATAAGCCGGGTGAAAGCGCTTTACAAAACGCCAGGGAACTGCTGAGCATTTAG
- a CDS encoding helix-turn-helix domain-containing protein produces the protein MKTYNPGKKIKELRTRKGLSQEELAEQAQLSLRTIQRIENDETEARGDTLKRLATALSVDTEFLTETSDELIESMPDDSRRFLATINLSALSFIIFPLLGIALPLALWLSNRKTLKGIDKPCKRIINFQISWCLSFVVFVVLLLNSEMFHLPHFVLNLGMAEWILLSIPLFYGANIMYIIFNSILVYNTRKIFYQPAVPFLR, from the coding sequence ATGAAAACCTATAACCCCGGAAAAAAAATCAAGGAACTGCGCACCCGCAAAGGCTTAAGCCAGGAAGAGTTAGCCGAACAAGCCCAACTAAGTTTACGAACCATACAACGAATAGAAAATGACGAAACCGAAGCCAGGGGCGATACACTTAAACGATTGGCGACCGCGCTTAGCGTAGATACCGAATTTTTAACTGAAACGTCTGATGAACTAATAGAATCGATGCCTGATGATAGCCGTCGCTTTCTCGCAACCATCAACTTATCAGCTTTAAGCTTTATCATATTTCCGCTGCTGGGTATTGCGCTACCTTTAGCTTTATGGCTATCAAACAGAAAAACTCTAAAGGGAATAGACAAGCCTTGCAAACGGATTATTAATTTCCAAATTTCGTGGTGCCTGTCGTTTGTAGTTTTTGTGGTGCTGCTTCTCAATAGTGAAATGTTTCATCTCCCCCATTTTGTTCTAAATTTAGGGATGGCCGAATGGATATTGCTAAGCATTCCGCTTTTTTATGGCGCAAATATCATGTACATCATTTTCAACAGCATATTGGTGTACAATACCCGCAAAATATTCTATCAGCCGGCAGTGCCGTTTTTAAGGTAA